In a genomic window of Piliocolobus tephrosceles isolate RC106 chromosome 1, ASM277652v3, whole genome shotgun sequence:
- the RGS16 gene encoding regulator of G-protein signaling 16, with amino-acid sequence MCRTLAAFPTTCLERAKEFKTRLGIFLHKSELGCDAGSPGKFEWGSKHSKENRNFSEDVLGWRESFDLLLSSKNGVAAFHAFLKTEFSEENLEFWLACEEFKKIRSATKLASRAHRIFEEFICSEAPKEVNIDHETRELTRMNLQTATATCFDAAQGKTRTLMEKDSYPRFLKSPAYRDLAAQASSASATPSSCSLAEPSHT; translated from the exons ATGTGCCGTACCCTGGCCGCCTTCCCCACCACCTGCCTGGAGAG agCCAAAGAGTTCAAGACACGTCTGGGGATCTTTCTTCACAAATCAGAGCTGGGCTGCGATGCTGGGAGTCCTGGCAAGTTCGAGTGGGGCAGTAAACACAGCAAAGAGAA tagaaACTTCTCAGAAGATGTGCTGGGGTGGAGAGAGTCGTTCGACCTGCTGCTGAGCAGTAAAA ATGGAGTGGCTGCTTTCCACGCTTTCCTGAAGACGGAGTTCAGTGAGGAGAACCTGGAGTTCTGGCTGGCCTGTGAGGAGTTCAAGAAGATCCGATCAGCTACCAAGCTGGCCTCCAGGGCACACCGGATCTTTGAGGAGTTCATCTGCAGTGAGGCCCCTAAAGAG GTCAACATTGACCATGAGACCCGCGAGCTGACTAGGATGAACCTGCAGACGGCCACAGCCACATGCTTTGACGCAGCTCAAGGGAAGACACGTACCCTGATGGAGAAGGACTCCTACCCACGCTTCCTGAAGTCGCCCGCTTACCGGGACCTGGCTGCCCAAGCCTCATCCGCCTCTGCCACTCCGTCTAGCTGCAGCCTGGCCGAGCCCTCACACACCTGA